GTAGAACAAAACTGATAAGTGATTATGTTTGACcaaataaaacaagttttgtCAAAAGAAAACCAACACAACAATTCTTACCTCTTCAAATAACCACAACAGCATCAACTGTTTTCTAGAGTTTTCCTGGATCGACAAGATTTCGCGCACTGATAGTACCGTATCAGACAACACGGGTTGAACATTGGCACCCAACATCGTCACTGATCAATGTTTTGGAACCTTATCGGGGTCCGCCGCGCAAGAATCGGTTGTTTGTGTTATTTACGACCTCCTGCGTGGACCTACCCGAGCTACCGAATTCTGATTATCAATTGgtgtaaaaaaaactgaacacaATTAGTCGATAAGTGTATTTAGAAACAGAGGTGATAAGCTTCACCCCGCAGGGGTATAAGTAGGGTTGACCGGAGTTCAGTCGACAGTTTCTGTTGAAGATCCAACCATGAAGAAGTTCGCAGCCGTGCTCGCAATCGCCCTGGCCTCGCTGTCCACCGTGTCGGCCCAGTGCCCACGGATCATCACCCGTGCCGGATGGGGTGCTCGTGCCGCCAACACGGCCGTCCTGCCGACCCGACCTGCCCCGTGGGTCGTGATGCACCACACTGCCGGTGCTCACTGCACTACGGATGCCGCTTGTGCCCAGCAGATGCGTAACATCCAGAACATGCACATGGACACCAACGGATGGGCCGATATCGGATACAACTGGTGCGTCGGAGAGAACGGAGCCGCGTACGAGGGTCGTGGCTGGGGACGTCAGGGAGCGCATGCCCCGAACCACAACAGCCGCTCGGTCGGAGTGTGCATCTTCGGTAACTTCACCAGCGTGATCCCGAATCTGGCCGCCCGTAACGCCGCTCAGCAGCTGATCACATGCGGAGTCTCGCTGGGACACATCGCGAGCAACTACTGGCTCATTGGACACCGTCAGTCGAACGCCACCGCTTGCCCTGGAAATGCGTTCTTCGAGAACCTGCGTACCTGGCCGCGTTTCAACCCGAACCCTTAAGTAGTTGACGGATAGGATGATTATTTTGTATTAAAggctgatttttgtttaaaaaaaatgtttagtgaACCATTTTTAACGAAAGATGACCAGTAAACCCCGagtggtttgacaaagtcataCAAAAAAGGGAggaattgacatttttttacaaggcactcacacttactatcaagcaaaacgtttggtagtaagtgtgaGCTCTGCGTAAAGAgcatgtcaaactaaaaagtgacctcgtttttttgacaacaattggatcttttccgggagggatccggaaaaagatccgaaaagtttggttatgttctgcTACCAAAAGACAATATCCCCTCAAGTGGGGAAAACCGATGAACAAGTTTTCGACCATTATTTTAATTCTAATTTATATGTAAGTGGGTTTCAAGGGCatatttttagtcaaaatcaTTGCTTTGACTATAAGCTATGGTAGCCATATCAAgtgagttaaaaaaattaacaattaatGTGTGTTTTAGCCTTGTTTTACCACACCAGGTTGATTCGACCTTTTACATGAGCAAATTGTTTCATACGTCCCTGTACTTGGGACTTTTTTTGAGTAAGAATGACAATACGACcattggcaaaatttatttattttatgactaaaccacatttaaatcaaacattattattttgaacATCGTTTCAACACCCCCCGCAAAGAGAGCAGTCGATGTTTTGTGTTCTTTTAAGAGATTGGGAGAAAACATCGCAGAGGAGAAAGGTCCAACTGACAGATTTTATTCTCCCTCTCTCGCGCTGGCTCATACGCTAGCTGAGAGCACGAACAAAATGACGAATTACCACTGATTTGTTTATCTTTTCTTCAGTGGTCTATAAAGGAGAAAAGCTCGGAACTTAACCTCAAAGGTAAACAAccgaatgaacttttttgacaggTGTCAGTTCCGGGACttagcatttaaaattataattttgttccGGTTGTTCCGTTTCGCATGGACACAAACACGACCAGGAACACGGCAAGGACACGGCCACGGGAATGGCCAGGAACAGGCACCTACACGGCCAGGGACACGAAAACGGCCAGAAGCACGGGCACGAACACGGGCAGGAGTCCGGACAAGGACACGGCCACGGGAACGACCAGGAACAGGCAACTACGTGGTCAGGTGCACGTACACGAACACGGCCAGAAGCACGGACAAGCACACGGGCACTAATACGAAAAAAAACTCgggttatgacgtttcgcgcaatcggaagcaaattcaaattcaaaaaaatgctaagtcccgatttgacacctgtcaaaccactcaaatggcactcacaaaatgaatacTGAGTTCTTTGAGTTCATTTGCTACGTCACGGTTTTCTTGCCTATAGGACCTTGAAGAACTCGGAGTTCCTGGAGTTTTGAGAGGGCGTTTATGCGTGATAAGATGGATGTGGTCATTATCACTTGTTCCTGAACAGATTATGCAATTTGATTTTGTGTTGGTTTAGGCTGCCAcacaaaatgatgattttggggTAAGCTAGCCGTCTCTTCCAGAATAAATGACTGAAACTGGGTTTTGCTGGCTAGCAAATTGGAACATATTCTTCGCGCATCCTGTAAGTCATATTATCAGCGAAATGTTTTTAACGGGATTTCaaatattcatcattttttcGTACAAACTTATGTGCGCATaatcataaaacaaataaaactgaACTTACGTCCTTTTTCTATGAGCGTaagtacatttttgaaataatcagtaCTTACGACCCTGCATCACCAAGGACGTATGTGACTTCTCCGTATGAAAAgcacattcgaccttttataTGCGGGCGATATTtgtgcttaaatttattttttttggaaattctgctCGAGTAGATCGTTAGTAGTGCGGTAGAAGAGTGCAACCGtgccaaaaactcaattttggacaaatggcgcttacgaccttttgaaaactaacccgaaATATTATCTAATTTATTTGCCTTGCACGCAcacgaaaaacgaagttgactttatagctgtcggccaccattgctagtaccaaccactagtgtcttccttttatctacaaggacttcgccgccctgggctcctaagtgtatgaaagtatggcacggaacacaaagaattttagagcgcccgccgcgggattcgaaccagcaacctctggattgtgagccagtgcgcggtccgattgatccacacgggcgggcacgcacacacatttaaCAAAACCGAACTTGAGTGACAGTTCACGCGATTGGCAGTCAGTTGTCAGACTGAGGTTGACGTTTCAACCCTATTGTTCGACAATTTCCGAACACGATGTTTCAttcttttgacagctgtcagttgtTCCAATTAGTGAATTTCGATTCGCTCATTCAAAAGCACGAAATGTTTCTAAAAAACCTTGCGTCCTTCCCACGTCAGTTGATGCTGTGCAagatgcactgtttgtttacatttcgtctCTGGGTCGTCTGGTCaatgtaggggaaattctcgtatgttggCAGGTTTAGCACAAACTCGAAccaattagctgattttcaAAAGGTAAACAAAGACTTCTGGGGTTGGTTTGAGTTGAGAGCATTTCAAGAACGTTCAGATGAACAATTTACAGTATTTTGGCCGTGAGTTCAAAAGTCACAAATGtcaagtacactcaaaccccgatggtttgacaccaactgttgtcaaacgatcggggtcactttttagtctgacaccccttttacacggagttcacacacactattaaacgtttgttttgttagtgtgcgtgagcgccgagtaaaaagtgacagttcgtcactttttagtttgactttgaccaaccaacggggtacaaactaaaaaagtgtcaaacgaaaaagtgaccaaccaccgggggttgagtgtagtttgTATAAGCCCTGTCGAGACGTTGGGGTTCTACtgtaaataaaaatcaccaacagATACAATGGAGCCCCATTTTATGTCCCTTTAACAATgttgtcaaaacaaaacattttgaggTTATGCTCGATATAAACGAATCTTGACATTAGATTTGAATGTTGATGCTGATAATTAGATGGGCATGAAAAGAGGTTCCGCTGtaccaaaaacaaatatcaGACTTTATTGAACAAACTCATAAGAACTAACAAATACTCAAGGGTTCGGGTTGAAACGCGGCCAGGTACGCAGGTTCTCGAAGAACGCATTTCCAGGGCAAGCGGTGGCGTTCGACTGACGGTGTCCAATGAGCCAGTAGTTGCTGGCGATGTGTCCCAGCGAGACTCCGCAGGTGATCAGCTGCTGAGCGGCGTTACGGGCGGCCAGATTCGGGAGCACGCTGGTGAAGTTACCGAAGATGCACACTCCGACCGAGCGGCTGTTGTGGTTCGGGGCATGCGCTCCCTGACGTCCCCAGCCACGGCCCTCGTACGCGGCTCCGTTCTCTCCGACGCACCAGTTGTACCCGATGTCGGCCCATCCGTTGGTGTCCATGTGCATGTTCTGGATGTTACGCATCTGCTGGGCACAAGCCGCGTCCGTAGTGCAGTGAGCACCGGCGGTGTGGTGCATCACAACCCACGGGGCAGGCTGAGTTGGCAGGACGGCCGTGGTGGCGGCCCGGGCACCCCATCCGGCACGGGTGATGATCCGTGGGCACTGGGCCGACACGGTGGACAGCGAGGCCAGGGCGATTGCGAGAACGGCTGCGAACTTCTTCATGGTTGGATCTTCGTCAGAAACTGCAGTTTGAGGTCTCGATTGCTGTATTTATACTCTAAATTTGGCTAATCACCTGGTCCGAGGCAATTGCGTTGGGTTTTCCTGAGCCTGATATTTATAATTCGATACCTTGTAGGGGGTCGTGAAAACCCAAACGACTGCAATCGATGGGGGTTCGCTACTCGTGCCAATCTAGATAAGTACCGTTATCATTTATCACAACAGGGAAAGTTCCCGTGAAAGCGTTACAGTGGCGAATTCCtggacgctgtcgtgctatcttgtcgcacgtgcattttaagccaaattgagttaaaaacgtcattttgtgcagctctcaatACCTCACCTatcgaccttcacagatccccaaatttcgatttcaatcctgaaatattcaataaaaccgaAACAACTCCacgcatttttgtcactttacatatgaaagtagtttcaatattgtcgtgctattttgtcacaccatgaaaattgatttaagtgcgacaactggccaaagggatttcaggtcagaacgcgtttgacgcaactacaagctagactaccgtaaacatttgtaattataactcgggactccagcaaacaacttcaaccaaactttgggacaatgcacagaatggtcaacctaacaaaacgtatttgttattgtttacattgcgtgctctagtttttgtttagtcAAGGTCTAACATCTCGGAACTCGAcgtggcgggtgcgacaagattgcacgacagcgtcgatttaTCAAAACATTCGCAGTGGCGTACTACATTACAAGCTGTCTAAATTAATCATAGTGAcgtaaagaattttatttcacttttcagTCAATTCTATCAACAAACAATCCTAAACTACTTAAGCATTCGGATTGAACCGCGGCCATGTTTGCAGATCCGCGAAAAACACATCCCCTGGACAGGCGGTTGGATTCGACTGGCGATGTCCAATCAACCAGTAGTTGGCGGCAATGTGTCCCAACACTACTCCACACTGGATTAGCTGCTGGGTGGCGCTGCGGGCCGCCATGTTCGGGATGACTGTCATAAAGTTGCCGATGATGCCGATCCCAACCGATCGACTGCTGTGGTTCGGGGCATGAGCTCCCTGACGTCCCCAGCCACGACCCTCGTACGCCGCTCCGTTCTCTCCGACGCACCAGTTGTATCCGATATCGGCCCATCCGTTGATGTCCATGTGCATGTTCTGGATATTCCTCATCTGCTGGGCACAAGCCGCATCCGTGGTACAGGGAGTACCGGCGGTGTGGTGCATCACGACCCACGGGGCAGGCCGGATTGGTAGGATGGGCGTGCTGGCGGCTCGAGCACCCCATTCGTCACGGGTTACGATCCGTGGGCACTGGGCTGACGCGGTGACCAGCGTGGCTAGGGCAGCTACAAAAATGGCGGTGAGCTTCATCATGACTGATTTTGGTTTATACATTGGCAGCCCGTTTTATATCCGAGCAATGCAGGTTACGAAATGCGTGATTGCAGTACCAGtgttgaaaaaaacattatcaAACAGAAATGGTTTCgctatg
This is a stretch of genomic DNA from Culex pipiens pallens isolate TS chromosome 1, TS_CPP_V2, whole genome shotgun sequence. It encodes these proteins:
- the LOC120431753 gene encoding peptidoglycan-recognition protein SC2-like; its protein translation is MKKFAAVLAIALASLSTVSAQCPRIITRAGWGARAANTAVLPTRPAPWVVMHHTAGAHCTTDAACAQQMRNIQNMHMDTNGWADIGYNWCVGENGAAYEGRGWGRQGAHAPNHNSRSVGVCIFGNFTSVIPNLAARNAAQQLITCGVSLGHIASNYWLIGHRQSNATACPGNAFFENLRTWPRFNPNP
- the LOC120431754 gene encoding peptidoglycan-recognition protein SC2-like, which gives rise to MKKFAAVLAIALASLSTVSAQCPRIITRAGWGARAATTAVLPTQPAPWVVMHHTAGAHCTTDAACAQQMRNIQNMHMDTNGWADIGYNWCVGENGAAYEGRGWGRQGAHAPNHNSRSVGVCIFGNFTSVLPNLAARNAAQQLITCGVSLGHIASNYWLIGHRQSNATACPGNAFFENLRTWPRFNPNP
- the LOC120431755 gene encoding peptidoglycan-recognition protein SC2-like: MYKPKSVMMKLTAIFVAALATLVTASAQCPRIVTRDEWGARAASTPILPIRPAPWVVMHHTAGTPCTTDAACAQQMRNIQNMHMDINGWADIGYNWCVGENGAAYEGRGWGRQGAHAPNHSSRSVGIGIIGNFMTVIPNMAARSATQQLIQCGVVLGHIAANYWLIGHRQSNPTACPGDVFFADLQTWPRFNPNA